The following nucleotide sequence is from Longimicrobium sp..
CGGAAGTCGTCGTGGAAGCGCTTGAACGCCTGCATCTCCGGGGTGCGCCAGGCGCGGGCGTCGCGGTTGATGTCGATCCCCTGCGCGTTGGTGCGGATGAAGCGCTCGGCGCCATCGGGGTTCAGCATGGGGATGGCGGCGATCGTCAGCCCCTCGGCGATGCGGTGCACCCGCTCGTCGTCCGGCTCGCGCGCGAAGTAGCAGAGGAGGTCGGCGAGGCCCATCGTGTGGCTCGGCTCGTCGCCGTGCATCTGGCTGAAGAGGAGGACGCGCAGGGGCCCGCTTCCGAAGCGCACCGCGTAGAGCGGCCGGTCCTCCGCCGAGCGCCCGATCTCCTCGCGCGAAAGGCACCCGGCCTCCTCCACCAGCGTGCCGAGGATCTGCCACAGCTCCGCGTGCGTGAACTTGCGGTGGGTCAGTGCGGGAAGGGCGTACGCTTCGTGGAGAAGGTCCCGTTCTGCGTCGAACGTCATCCGGCTCGTCTGCTGGGGGTGGTCAGGGCTCGCCGTGGAGCTTGGTCCAGCGCGAGGAGGGGCCGGGCGCTCTGATCCCGGCGAGGATCGCGCGTCCGCGCCGCTCCAGAAAGGCGAGGAGGCTCGCCAGCTCGTGCTCGCGCTCGCCGGCGTCCTCGGCCCAGGCGCTGCGAGGGTACGCGGCTCCGCAACGGGCGCACGCAACCGTGCACGCGCCGCGGCCCTCGCCGTGGAGCGTCCAGCTTCCGGTGCAGTCCGGGTGCGAATGGTCCAGCAGCACGAGATCCTCCTTTTGATGCGCTTCGCCGCTCGCAATCGCACCGGGCATGCCCCGTCCGTATCAGCGCCAAAGGCCGGCCCCTTCCTGGGACCGGCCTCTTTAACTGCAGGCTCACGCGGAGACGCGGAGACGCAGAGGAGAGGGCGCGAAGTTCTCTCTGCGCCTCCGCGCCTCCGCGTGAGACCGCTTTTCGGTTGGACGGCTCAGAAGCGGAGGTTGAGCCCCACGCCGATCGTCACGTAGTCGAGCTCGTCGATGTTGCGGTAGCGCACCATCGGGGTCAGCGACAGGTTCTGCCCGACCGGGTAGAAGCCGCCCAAGCCCGCCTCGATCCCCGTCTCGTCGTCCTGAAAGAGCGCGCCGATCTGGAAGTACGGGTTGTAGATCCCGCCGCCGGTTCCCAGCGTCACCCGTCCGCCCAGCTCGAAGCCGTCCGACGTGAGCTCGTCGTCCAGGTCATCGACGTCGAACTCGAAGCTGCTCCACCCGCCGTACAGCCCGAAGAGCGGGGTGAGCTGGAACGCACCCGTGATCCCGAACCCGACCCCCGGCTCCAGCACGTCCGCCGCGTCGCCGACCGGAACGCCCAGGTCGAGGCGCCCCTCGACGGAGATCGGAATCGTGCTCTGCGCCTGCGCGCCCCCCGCCCCCGCCAGCGCCGCCGCCGCGATCACCAGCCCCGCAAAGATTCCCTTCTTCATGTTCCCCTGTCCCTTGTTGGTAGAAGTGACCGTCCGCCGTGGAGGACAGACCCGCGCCCACGCGCCGCACCCCCGCGACTCGCAACCATAATCGCCGCAACGACATCGCCCCAAACGACGAATCCCGGCGCATGCGCGTCGGGATTCGAAATGGGCAAGAACCGGGCTGAAAGGCAGTGCTTGGCAAGGCCCGGCGACTGAAGTCGCGGCAACAACAGCAGGAAGTCCGCCTTCGCGGACTCGCGCCGCCGATGTCGGGCCCGGACCCGCAGTTCTCCCCCTCCCCCACGCTCCCCCGCATTGCGGGGGAGGGGGTCGGGGGGTGGGGGCCCTCCCCTACCGCACCACCCCGCTCAGCACCCGGTACAGATACTCCGTCGCCCACCCCAGCGCGGCCACCGGCACGCGCTCGTTGTCGCCGTGCATGCGCAGCTCGTCCTCGTCGGCGAGCGGCATGGGGAGGATGCCGTAGGTGGGGATCCCCGCGCCGCGCAGGATGGCGCCATCCGTGGCGCCGGTGGACATGAAGGGGAGCACCACCGCGTTCGGCACCATCGCGCGCGCGGCCGACTCCATCGAGCGGTACAGGTCGGTGGAGACGGGCGAGGGGTCGGGCGCGGGGAGGGGGTCGCCCTCCAGCTCGAAGCGCACCGAGGGCTCGCCGCCCACGCGGTTCATCTCCGCCACGATCTGGCGGATGTCGTCTCCGGGGATGATGCGCACGTTGAAGGTCGCCTTCCCCTCGGACGGGATCACGTTGGCGCGGAAGCCGCCGTTCAGCAGCGTCAGCGACGCGCCCGCGCGGAGCACCGCGTTGTGCAGCGGCTCGCGCGACAGCGTGGCGGCGGCCGCGTCGATCTGCGCCTGCGTGGCGCCGGGAGCCGTCAGCGCCTGCATCGCCGCGCGCATCTCCGCGTCCGGCTCCGTGGCCGCGAGGCGGTTGAAGTAGAGGCGCGTCGTCTCGATGAGGCGCACGGGCGGCTTCCACTCGTGCACGCGGTTCACGGCGCGGGCGAGGGCCGCCAGCGCGTTGCCGGGGAGCGGGACGGAGCCGTGCCCGCCCGTTCCCGTCGCCGTGGCCACGACGTTGTAGTAGACCTTTTCGGTCGTCTGGATGTTGACGGTGCGGATGGCGCCGTCGCGCACGCGGATGCGCCCGCCCTCGTTGAGCGCGAACTCGGCGTTGCCCAGCAGCTCGCGGTGATGCTCCACCACGCTGTCGATCCCCACCGGTGGGCCGCCCTCCTCCGCCGCCGTCGCCAGGAAGATGACGTCGCGCGTCATCCGCCCGCGGTCGCGCGCCAGCTCCTGCATGGCGACGAGGGCGGCGGCGAGCATCCCCTTGTCGTCGATGGCGCCGCGGCCGTACAGGTGCGCGCCGCGGATGGTGGGGACGAAGGCGTTCGTCTCCCACTTGGTGCTGTCGGCGCCCACCACGTCCATGTGCCCCATGATGACGACGGGCCGCTTGGTGGCGCGCCCCGCGCGGAGCCGGGCCACGAAGTTGGCGCGCCCCGGAGCCACGTTCAGCACGTGCGTCTCCACGCCGGGCACGGTGCGGAAGACGGAGTCGAAGTAGGCCGCCGTCAGCGCCTCGTTCCCCGGAGGGTTCTGGGTGTTGATGCGGATCAGGTTCTGGAGGTGCGCCAGCGTCGCGCGCCCGGTCGCCGCGCGGTCGAAGCGGGCGGGCGCCGGGGCGGCGACGTCGTACTGCGCCGCGGCGGGCGCGGCGAGGAGGGCGGCGAGGCCGGCCGCCACGAGGGTCTTCTTCAGCATCGATCTTCCGCGTTGGGGGTGTGGCGGATGTGTACGCCGCGGGGCCCCGATGGGTCCAGCGTCAGAGCGTGTCGCGCTGGATCAGCAGCGGGACGCCTTCCAGCGCGGAGGTGGTCAGCGAGCCCAGGATCGCGTGGCGGTTCTCGCGCAGCACGGCCGGCGTCGACCCGCTGGCCTTCGCGATGGTGTCCCGCCGGAACGCGGCATCGAACGTCAGCGGCACGAACCCGGGCGCGCTGAGCGTCAGGTCCACGTTGGGAAAGCCGAAGACGCCGTCCACCCGCACCTGCACCGTCTGCCCCCGCACGCGCACCGTGCCGCTCCCGGAGATGTCCTCCTCGCTCTGCGTGAGATCGAGGTCGAAGTCGTAGCGCGACGTGTCCGCGAGCGTGGTCCCGGTCCAGCGGCCGGTGACGTCGTACTGGCCGGGATCGAAGTCCTCTCCGCCGCACGCGGCCAGGAGGACGATGAGGGCGAACCCCGCAAAGAAACGCATTCTGATGTCCATCGGGTGAAGGAAGAACGTGTCCCCGCCAAGTTTACCCGCGCGCCTCCCCCACAACAAGCGGTGACCCGCTCCCGGCAGCGTTCTTGCCGAAAACGGGGCGCATGTTCAAGAAGCAGATCCATCAGACAACGCGCTCCGAGGGACCGTGGGGCGGCGGGCGGAGGATCGTGGTGGACTTCCGCACCACGGGCGATCCGGTGCCGGCGGTCCTGCTGGTGCCCCGCGACCGCACGCCCGCCCCGGCCGCGCTGCTCCTGCACGGCTACACGTCGCGCAAGGAGCACATGAGCGAGGGCGTGGGCGCCGCGCTCCTCAAGCGGGGGATCGCCTCGCTCTCCATCGACCTCCCGCTGCACGGCACCCGCAACGACCCCGTGCAGGCGCAGGCGAGCCGCAACCCGCTGGCGCTGATGAAGATCTGGCGCCAGGCGGTCTCCGAGTGCTCCCTCTCGCTCCGCTACCTGGCCGCCCGCCCCGAGGTGGACGGAAATCGGCTGGCGGTGGCGGGATACTCGCTGGGCTCCTTTCTGGCGGTGCTGCTGGCGGCGCAGGATCCCTCCGTCCAAGCCCTGGTCCTCGCGGCCGGCGGCGACCTCCCGTCCGGCACGCCGTTCGCCGCCGTCGCGCGCACCGTCGCGGACCCGCTGCGCGCCATCCGCAAGCTGGACGGCCGCCCTTTGCTGATGGTGCACGGCCGCGGCGACCGCACCATCCGCCCGGACCAGGCGGAGCGCCTCTTCGCCGCCGCGCAGGAGCCCAAGGAGCTGCGCTGGTGGAACGCCGGCCACATCCTCCCCCCCGACGCCATCGCCTACGCCGCCACCTGGC
It contains:
- a CDS encoding M20/M25/M40 family metallo-hydrolase, whose translation is MLKKTLVAAGLAALLAAPAAAQYDVAAPAPARFDRAATGRATLAHLQNLIRINTQNPPGNEALTAAYFDSVFRTVPGVETHVLNVAPGRANFVARLRAGRATKRPVVIMGHMDVVGADSTKWETNAFVPTIRGAHLYGRGAIDDKGMLAAALVAMQELARDRGRMTRDVIFLATAAEEGGPPVGIDSVVEHHRELLGNAEFALNEGGRIRVRDGAIRTVNIQTTEKVYYNVVATATGTGGHGSVPLPGNALAALARAVNRVHEWKPPVRLIETTRLYFNRLAATEPDAEMRAAMQALTAPGATQAQIDAAAATLSREPLHNAVLRAGASLTLLNGGFRANVIPSEGKATFNVRIIPGDDIRQIVAEMNRVGGEPSVRFELEGDPLPAPDPSPVSTDLYRSMESAARAMVPNAVVLPFMSTGATDGAILRGAGIPTYGILPMPLADEDELRMHGDNERVPVAALGWATEYLYRVLSGVVR
- a CDS encoding alpha/beta fold hydrolase encodes the protein MFKKQIHQTTRSEGPWGGGRRIVVDFRTTGDPVPAVLLVPRDRTPAPAALLLHGYTSRKEHMSEGVGAALLKRGIASLSIDLPLHGTRNDPVQAQASRNPLALMKIWRQAVSECSLSLRYLAARPEVDGNRLAVAGYSLGSFLAVLLAAQDPSVQALVLAAGGDLPSGTPFAAVARTVADPLRAIRKLDGRPLLMVHGRGDRTIRPDQAERLFAAAQEPKELRWWNAGHILPPDAIAYAATWLADRLCDDPKRTGTDG